The Verrucomicrobiia bacterium region TGGCAGGTGATCGAAGAAAGCCAGCCGCATGAGAAACTAAACGCGAACCTCATCCAATTCCGCGTTAAAGTGCCCAAGAACGGGGAAACGGTACTGGATTACCGCGTAAAGACAGGATACTGACATGAAAAAAATCATTTCTTTTTTGATGGCGGCGGTTTTGATGGCGGCGGCGCCGGCTTTCAGCGAGGAAGCGGCCCCCGAGACGCGGCAGGCGGATTTCGCAGGCGGATGTTTCTGGTGCCTCGAGCCGCTCTTCGACAAAATCCCGGGCGTGATTTCCACGACGCCGGGCTATGAAGGCGGCAGCGTGGTCAATCCGACCTACGAACAGGTTTCCAAGGGACTCACCGGCCACGCGGAAACCGTGCGCGTCGTCTACGATCCGTCGAAGGTGTCCTACGAGAAGCTCCTGGACGCATACTGGCATGAGATCGATCCCACGACCTTGAACAAACAATTCGTGGACGAAGGCACGCAGTACCGGACCATCATTTTTTATCGCGACGAGGGACAGAAGAAACTGGCCGAGGAATCCAAGGCGGCCCTGGAGAAATCCAACGTCTACGGCGGCAAGCCCATTGTCACGGAAATCATCCCGGCCGCGGACTTTTATCCGGCAGAAGAACATCACCAGGATTATTACAAGAAGAACGACATCCAATACCACTTCTACCGTATGGGCTCCGGGCGCGACAGTTACCTCAAATCCGTTTGGGGAAAAGAAAAGAAGTCCGAGTAAATTTTCCCGCCGGTTGTTATAATGATTTTCCCCCAAATTTTTTTCCGGGAGCGACGATGAAGCCGGTTCAGAATCCCCCGAATCCCTTTCTCTCCGACGACTGCCAGTACCTCGACGGGATGACTCCGCCCGCGAAGCTCGAGGTCTTTTTCGACAGGACGCGGAACATCCTGTCCAAGAACGATTCCCCGGATCTGGGCTTCAAATGGAGCCTGAATCCCTACCGCGGCTGCATGCACGCGTGCGCGTATTGTTACGCCCGGCCCACGCACGAGTACCTGGGCTTCGGCGCGGGCACGGACTTCGAGACTAAAATCGTGGCGAAGCCGCGCGCCGCGGAACTTTTGCGCGAGACTTTCATGAAACGCTCCTGGAAAGGCGAGCTTATCGTTTTTTCCGGCGATACGGACTGCTACCAGCCGCTGGAAGCGCATTACCGCCTGACGCGCGCCTGCCTGGAAGTCTGCCTGGAATTCGGAAATCCCGCGGCCATCATCACCAAATCTTTTTTGGTCACGCGCGACCTCGAGCTTTTGAAAAACCTGCACGAGCGCACGCACGTTTCGGTCACGGTCAGTATCCCGTTTTTTTCCGAAAAGACCGCGCGCATCGTGGAGCCGGGCGCAGCCTCGGTGTCCAAGCGCTTCGAGGCCGTGAAACTGCTGGCCGACGCGGGGATCGAGGTCAGCGTGAATATCGCGCCCGTCATTCCCGGGCTCAGCGATTCGGATATTCCCCAAATCCTGAAGCGCGCGAAAGAATGCGGCGCGCAAAGCGCGGCCATGGT contains the following coding sequences:
- the msrA gene encoding peptide-methionine (S)-S-oxide reductase MsrA, yielding MKKIISFLMAAVLMAAAPAFSEEAAPETRQADFAGGCFWCLEPLFDKIPGVISTTPGYEGGSVVNPTYEQVSKGLTGHAETVRVVYDPSKVSYEKLLDAYWHEIDPTTLNKQFVDEGTQYRTIIFYRDEGQKKLAEESKAALEKSNVYGGKPIVTEIIPAADFYPAEEHHQDYYKKNDIQYHFYRMGSGRDSYLKSVWGKEKKSE
- a CDS encoding PA0069 family radical SAM protein; its protein translation is MKPVQNPPNPFLSDDCQYLDGMTPPAKLEVFFDRTRNILSKNDSPDLGFKWSLNPYRGCMHACAYCYARPTHEYLGFGAGTDFETKIVAKPRAAELLRETFMKRSWKGELIVFSGDTDCYQPLEAHYRLTRACLEVCLEFGNPAAIITKSFLVTRDLELLKNLHERTHVSVTVSIPFFSEKTARIVEPGAASVSKRFEAVKLLADAGIEVSVNIAPVIPGLSDSDIPQILKRAKECGAQSAAMVLLRLPGHVKEVFIQQMKTHFPLAADKIIGRLRETRGGELYRSEFGERFRGKGDYWDNIRKMFDTTCARLGLNRDAPESPRPPFQRPGSQKEFTFA